One window of bacterium genomic DNA carries:
- the murC gene encoding UDP-N-acetylmuramate--L-alanine ligase: MWHRRVRKLHFVGIGGAGMSGIAEILKASGYSISGSDLAESEVTDHMRRLGIPVVIGHEAESILGADVIVISSAVGEDNPEVQAARAAKVPVIRRAEMLGELMRLKFSIGIAGTHGKTTTTSMIGHILTRAGLDPTVIVGGRLINLDANAQLGKSEYLVAEADEYDHSFLALHPTVAIATNLEEDHLDCYKDLADLQENFLQFFKRVPFYGTVLTNANSPALAAIEERIERPHRTFGIGVAADIVADSLVVASRSSRFELHSDGKRCGTIEVPLPGRHNAENALAACAVGLELELPFAHLRDGIATFTGVGRRFEIKGAVSGITVVDDYGHHPTEVRAALAAGRNWLDGQGRLIAVFQPHLFSRTRDFHAAFADALAQADGIVLAPIYPAREKPMPGVTSDLIAQHLKGKRFGLGCVTPPDLNVCVDAVLGWAQPGDLVMTIGAGSVYRLGPQILDKLKPTLAAV, encoded by the coding sequence ATGTGGCACCGTAGAGTCAGAAAACTCCACTTCGTCGGCATCGGCGGCGCCGGCATGTCCGGCATCGCCGAAATCCTCAAGGCCTCCGGCTACTCGATCTCCGGCTCCGATCTGGCCGAGTCCGAAGTCACCGACCACATGCGCCGCCTCGGCATCCCGGTGGTGATCGGCCACGAGGCCGAAAGCATCCTCGGCGCCGATGTGATCGTGATCTCCTCGGCGGTGGGGGAGGACAATCCCGAAGTCCAGGCCGCCCGCGCCGCCAAAGTCCCGGTCATTCGCCGCGCCGAAATGCTCGGCGAGTTGATGCGTCTGAAATTCTCCATCGGCATCGCCGGCACCCACGGCAAGACCACCACCACCTCGATGATCGGCCACATCCTGACCCGGGCCGGCCTCGACCCGACCGTGATTGTCGGCGGGCGGTTGATCAATCTCGATGCCAACGCCCAACTCGGCAAAAGCGAGTATCTCGTCGCCGAAGCCGACGAATACGATCACTCCTTTCTGGCGCTGCATCCGACCGTGGCGATTGCCACCAATCTCGAGGAAGACCACCTCGACTGTTACAAGGACCTGGCCGACCTGCAGGAGAACTTCCTGCAGTTTTTCAAGCGCGTGCCCTTCTATGGCACCGTGCTGACCAACGCCAACTCGCCGGCGCTGGCCGCCATTGAGGAGCGCATCGAACGTCCCCACCGCACCTTCGGCATCGGCGTCGCCGCCGACATCGTTGCCGATTCCCTGGTGGTGGCGTCGCGTTCCAGCCGTTTTGAGCTGCACAGCGACGGCAAACGCTGCGGCACGATCGAAGTGCCGCTGCCGGGACGCCACAACGCCGAAAACGCGCTGGCCGCCTGCGCCGTTGGATTGGAGCTGGAGCTCCCGTTCGCCCACCTGCGCGATGGCATCGCGACATTCACCGGCGTCGGACGTCGGTTTGAGATCAAAGGCGCCGTCAGCGGCATCACTGTGGTCGATGATTATGGCCACCATCCCACCGAAGTGCGCGCCGCGCTGGCCGCCGGACGCAACTGGCTCGATGGCCAGGGTCGCTTGATCGCCGTCTTCCAGCCGCACCTGTTTTCGCGCACCCGCGACTTCCATGCCGCGTTCGCCGACGCGCTGGCGCAGGCCGATGGCATCGTCCTGGCCCCGATCTACCCGGCCCGCGAAAAGCCCATGCCCGGTGTCACCTCGGACCTGATCGCGCAGCATCTCAAAGGCAAACGCTTCGGGCTGGGCTGTGTCACGCCGCCGGATTTGAATGTCTGTGTCGACGCCGTCCTCGGCTGGGCTCAACCCGGCGATCTGGTCATGACCATCGGCGCCGGATCGGTCTACCGTCTCGGACCGCAGATTCTCGACAAACTTAAACCCACGTTGGCGGCTGTCTGA
- a CDS encoding UDP-N-acetylglucosamine--N-acetylmuramyl-(pentapeptide) pyrophosphoryl-undecaprenol N-acetylglucosamine transferase — MRVLLAAGGTGGHLIPAVRISEAIARRRRDAEFVFVGSDKGFEERVISARHQRYVGLPARGFSRRRLWRNIPALFHNWRAGRMARALVRDFRPDVAVGCGGYASYFPIRACADAKLPFILQEQNRQPGLATRWLSADADTVFIAFDESRAHLPKARQIVLSGNPIDPRLATLSREEARRAWNLPDDATVLLVTGGSTGARSINDNIARGLHQPAEQPIYLLWQTGAQGSPWDGRAAAGWHVRTFAFTDKMTEAFVAADLIVARSGALTISELCACGRPAILVPYPLATGDHQTQNAQVLTEVGGALLLRDQDLDSELLLAQSQLLLNDPERLRRMAQANRKLGKPDAADRIAARVLELCS, encoded by the coding sequence ATGCGCGTCCTGTTGGCCGCCGGCGGCACCGGGGGACACCTGATCCCCGCCGTCCGCATTTCCGAGGCGATTGCGCGTCGCCGACGCGACGCCGAGTTTGTGTTCGTCGGTTCCGACAAAGGGTTTGAGGAACGAGTGATCAGCGCCCGCCACCAACGCTATGTCGGCCTGCCCGCGCGCGGGTTTTCCCGCCGGCGTCTCTGGCGCAACATTCCGGCGCTCTTCCACAATTGGCGCGCCGGGCGCATGGCCAGGGCGTTAGTGCGTGATTTCAGGCCCGATGTCGCCGTCGGCTGCGGCGGTTACGCCTCCTACTTCCCGATCCGCGCCTGCGCTGACGCCAAACTGCCGTTTATCCTGCAGGAGCAGAACCGTCAGCCGGGGCTGGCCACACGCTGGCTGTCGGCCGACGCCGACACCGTCTTCATCGCCTTCGATGAAAGCCGCGCCCACCTGCCCAAGGCGCGTCAGATCGTGCTTTCCGGCAATCCGATCGATCCGCGCCTGGCGACGCTCTCCCGCGAAGAGGCCCGCCGCGCCTGGAATCTCCCCGACGATGCCACCGTGCTGTTGGTCACCGGCGGCTCGACAGGCGCGCGCTCGATCAACGACAACATCGCCCGCGGCCTCCATCAACCTGCCGAACAGCCCATCTATCTGCTCTGGCAGACGGGCGCGCAAGGGTCGCCGTGGGATGGGCGCGCCGCCGCCGGCTGGCATGTGCGCACTTTCGCCTTCACCGACAAGATGACCGAGGCCTTCGTCGCCGCCGATCTGATCGTCGCCCGCTCCGGCGCGCTGACCATTTCGGAACTCTGCGCCTGCGGACGTCCCGCGATCCTGGTGCCGTATCCGCTGGCCACCGGTGACCATCAGACGCAAAACGCCCAAGTCCTCACCGAGGTCGGCGGGGCGCTGCTGTTGCGCGATCAGGATCTGGACAGTGAATTACTGCTGGCGCAATCGCAACTTCTGTTGAATGATCCGGAACGCCTTCGCCGCATGGCGCAGGCGAACCGAAAACTGGGCAAGCCCGACGCGGCCGACCGCATCGCCGCCCGTGTCCTTGAGCTTTGCTCTTGA
- a CDS encoding FtsW/RodA/SpoVE family cell cycle protein, whose translation MTRTVAIAHSILDLFNPANAGLTRGGRSKVPPADRWIWLSAMFLMALGTVMVLSSSAMLADRKFGSPGFFWVRQLVWWGLATALLIGVSRIDHRKFRTWAPLMLLIAFALIVTARLLPPIKDVHRWIDLGPFRLQPAEVFRLSFVVYAAAFLAKRGEAIESWKSWIVLVGILAVGSVLLISLPEFSAALTLWGTSGLLLIAAGVRWRHVLPAAGVAVIGAIVVVYGIGYKTERVNQWAEGLTITGGMYQVQQSKYAFGSGGPLGQGLGQGIAKMSYLPEPHTDFILASIGEELGFVGVTCVWMAFGLLVYRGWRAAMRAPDRFGYLLCIGIGASLFVNAALNASVAMGLSPVTGLPLPLVSYGGSSLLCTAVGWGMVLNVSRFRLAQA comes from the coding sequence ATGACCAGGACCGTGGCAATAGCCCACAGCATTCTCGATCTGTTCAACCCGGCCAACGCCGGGCTCACCCGCGGCGGACGGTCGAAGGTGCCGCCCGCCGACCGCTGGATCTGGCTGTCGGCCATGTTCCTGATGGCCCTCGGCACCGTGATGGTCCTCTCGTCGTCGGCGATGCTTGCCGATCGCAAATTCGGCTCCCCCGGTTTCTTCTGGGTGCGCCAGTTGGTCTGGTGGGGGTTGGCGACCGCGCTGCTCATCGGCGTCTCGCGCATCGATCATCGCAAGTTCCGCACCTGGGCGCCGCTCATGTTGTTGATCGCATTCGCGCTGATCGTCACCGCGCGGTTGCTCCCGCCAATCAAGGATGTCCACCGCTGGATCGATCTCGGTCCGTTCCGACTCCAGCCCGCCGAGGTCTTCCGGCTCTCGTTCGTCGTCTATGCCGCCGCCTTTCTCGCCAAACGCGGCGAAGCCATCGAATCGTGGAAAAGTTGGATCGTGCTGGTCGGCATCCTCGCCGTCGGCTCGGTCCTGCTCATCTCGTTGCCGGAGTTTTCCGCCGCGCTCACGCTCTGGGGCACATCGGGCCTGCTGCTGATTGCCGCCGGTGTCCGCTGGCGCCATGTCCTGCCGGCCGCCGGCGTCGCCGTCATCGGTGCGATCGTCGTCGTCTACGGCATCGGCTATAAGACCGAGCGCGTCAATCAGTGGGCCGAGGGCCTCACCATCACCGGCGGCATGTACCAGGTCCAGCAATCGAAGTACGCGTTCGGTTCCGGCGGACCCTTGGGGCAGGGACTCGGGCAGGGAATCGCCAAGATGTCGTATCTGCCCGAACCCCACACCGATTTCATCCTCGCCTCCATCGGCGAGGAACTGGGATTTGTCGGTGTCACCTGTGTCTGGATGGCCTTCGGCCTGCTGGTCTATCGCGGCTGGCGCGCCGCCATGCGCGCTCCCGACCGTTTCGGCTATCTGCTCTGCATCGGCATCGGCGCGTCGCTCTTTGTCAACGCCGCGCTCAACGCGTCGGTGGCGATGGGGCTGTCTCCCGTTACCGGGTTGCCGCTGCCTTTGGTCAGTTATGGCGGCTCATCGCTTCTGTGCACCGCGGTGGGCTGGGGAATGGTTTTGAACGTTTCGCGCTTCCGTCTGGCGCAGGCATGA